A genomic region of Micromonospora sp. NBRC 110009 contains the following coding sequences:
- a CDS encoding NADH-quinone oxidoreductase subunit M, giving the protein MSNFPFLSVLTVAPLVGALVVALLPRRRPDLAKLVAFGWSLLVLVLSVVMWIAFQADGDRFQFRESYAWIPRWGVNFTFEVDGIALVMLMLIAILVPLVILASWHDAESSKRSVPVYFALLLVLECTMIGVFAAADVFLFYVFFEVMLVPMYFLIGSYGGHQRQYAAVKFFLYSLVGGLFMLAAVIGLWVVGGKTFDWQALSQADLDVNTARWLFLGFFLAFAIKAPFFPFHTWLPDAGGAAPAGAAALLVGVLDKVGTFGILRYCLPLFPEASKWFAPWALALGVIGIIYAALLAVGQNDLKRLVSYTSIAHFGFIGVGIFAFTTQAGTGAVLYMLNHGLATGLLFLVVGMLIARRGSALISDFGGAGKLVPLLAGVLFFAGLASLALPGTAPFVSEFLVLIGTFTTNKPVAVIATLGIILAAAYVLWMVQRTTQGTLNPALTEVEGMRRDLTLREKIVVAPLIALIVLLGFYPKPVTDVINPAVKATMQDVGRTDPAPTVGSVQEAAK; this is encoded by the coding sequence ATGTCCAACTTCCCGTTCCTCTCGGTGCTGACCGTGGCACCGCTGGTCGGCGCCCTGGTCGTGGCCCTGCTGCCACGCCGCCGGCCGGACCTGGCCAAGCTGGTGGCGTTCGGCTGGTCGCTGCTGGTGCTGGTGCTGTCGGTGGTCATGTGGATCGCCTTCCAGGCCGACGGTGACCGCTTCCAGTTCCGCGAGTCGTACGCGTGGATCCCGCGCTGGGGCGTCAACTTCACCTTCGAGGTGGACGGCATCGCGCTGGTCATGCTGATGCTGATCGCGATCCTGGTGCCGCTGGTGATCCTGGCTTCCTGGCACGACGCGGAGTCGTCCAAGCGCTCGGTGCCGGTCTATTTCGCGCTGCTGCTCGTCCTCGAGTGCACGATGATCGGCGTCTTCGCCGCCGCCGACGTCTTCCTGTTCTACGTGTTCTTCGAGGTCATGCTGGTGCCGATGTACTTCCTCATCGGCAGCTACGGCGGCCACCAGCGGCAGTACGCGGCGGTCAAGTTCTTCCTCTACTCCCTGGTCGGCGGCCTGTTCATGCTCGCCGCGGTGATCGGCCTCTGGGTGGTCGGCGGGAAGACCTTCGACTGGCAGGCGCTCAGCCAGGCCGACCTCGACGTCAACACCGCCCGCTGGCTCTTCCTCGGTTTCTTCCTCGCGTTCGCGATCAAGGCGCCGTTCTTCCCGTTCCACACCTGGCTGCCGGACGCCGGTGGCGCGGCCCCGGCCGGCGCGGCGGCGCTGCTGGTCGGCGTGCTGGACAAGGTCGGCACCTTCGGGATCCTGCGGTACTGCCTGCCGCTCTTCCCCGAGGCGTCGAAGTGGTTCGCCCCGTGGGCGCTGGCGCTCGGCGTGATCGGCATCATCTACGCCGCGCTGCTGGCGGTCGGGCAGAACGACCTCAAGCGGTTGGTGTCCTACACCTCGATCGCGCACTTCGGCTTCATCGGGGTGGGCATCTTCGCCTTCACCACCCAGGCCGGCACCGGCGCGGTGCTCTACATGCTCAACCACGGGCTGGCCACCGGCCTGCTCTTCCTGGTGGTCGGCATGCTGATCGCCCGTCGCGGCTCGGCCCTGATCAGCGACTTCGGCGGCGCCGGCAAGCTGGTGCCGCTGCTGGCCGGGGTGCTCTTCTTTGCCGGTCTCGCCTCGCTGGCGCTGCCCGGCACCGCGCCGTTCGTCTCCGAGTTCCTGGTGCTGATCGGCACGTTCACCACCAACAAGCCGGTCGCGGTGATCGCCACGCTCGGCATCATCCTGGCCGCGGCGTACGTGCTGTGGATGGTGCAGCGCACCACCCAGGGCACCCTCAACCCGGCTCTGACCGAGGTCGAGGGCATGCGCCGGGACCTGACCCTGCGCGAGAAGATCGTGGTCGCCCCGCTGATCGCGCTCATCGTGCTGCTCGGCTTCTACCCCAAGCCGGTCACCGATGTCATCAACCCCGCCGTCAAGGCGACCATGCAGGACGTGGGTCGGACCGACCCTGCTCCGACGGTCGGCAGCGTCCAGGAGGCCGCGAAATGA
- the nuoH gene encoding NADH-quinone oxidoreductase subunit NuoH, with translation MNLYLAAQDPTLADFGKDPWWLVLGKIVFAFVFGLLATLLGVWFERRVVGRMAVRPGPNQVGPFGLLQTLADGLKMAFKEDILPRTADKVVFFFAPTISVICAVTSLSVVPFGPMVSIFGHHTPLQVTDVSVAVLVILACSSMGIYGIVLGGWASGSTYPLLGGLRSSAQMISYEVAMGLSIVAVFMTAGTMSTSGIVAAQGDATRVTLFGQEIPAPGWYAILLLPSFIIFFIATVGETNRAPFDLPEAESELVAGFMTEYSSLKFALFMLSEYVSMVTMSAVTTTLFLGGWRAPWPITLWAGANSGWWPMLWFFGKVIILVFVFVWLRGTLPRLRYDQFMRFGWKVLLPINLVWILVLSGLRSIEDFDTKSRLTYTAIGAGVLLLATLFWPSRKKAPRPTLQEQVNSRPHGSFPLPPMDLQVPPSPRTRRVVAEREPANVVAGPDSREV, from the coding sequence GTGAACCTCTACCTCGCGGCGCAGGACCCGACGCTGGCCGACTTCGGCAAGGACCCGTGGTGGCTGGTCCTCGGGAAGATCGTCTTCGCCTTCGTCTTCGGTCTGCTGGCCACGCTGCTCGGCGTCTGGTTCGAGCGCCGGGTGGTCGGCCGCATGGCGGTGCGGCCCGGCCCGAACCAGGTCGGCCCGTTCGGCCTGCTGCAGACCCTCGCCGACGGTCTGAAGATGGCCTTCAAGGAGGACATCCTCCCGCGGACGGCCGACAAGGTGGTCTTCTTCTTCGCGCCGACCATCTCGGTGATCTGCGCGGTCACCTCGCTGTCGGTGGTGCCGTTCGGCCCGATGGTGAGCATCTTCGGCCACCACACGCCGCTCCAGGTCACCGACGTGTCGGTGGCGGTGCTGGTGATCCTTGCCTGCTCCTCGATGGGCATCTACGGCATCGTGCTGGGCGGCTGGGCCTCCGGCTCGACCTACCCGCTGCTCGGCGGTCTGCGGTCCAGCGCCCAGATGATCTCGTACGAGGTCGCCATGGGGCTGAGCATCGTGGCGGTGTTCATGACCGCCGGCACGATGTCCACCAGCGGGATCGTCGCCGCCCAGGGCGACGCCACCCGGGTGACCCTGTTCGGCCAGGAGATTCCGGCCCCCGGCTGGTACGCGATCCTGCTGCTGCCCAGCTTCATCATCTTCTTCATCGCCACCGTCGGTGAGACCAACCGGGCCCCGTTCGACCTGCCCGAGGCGGAGTCGGAGCTGGTCGCGGGCTTCATGACCGAGTACAGCTCGCTGAAGTTCGCGCTCTTCATGCTCTCCGAGTACGTCTCGATGGTGACCATGTCCGCGGTCACGACCACGCTCTTCCTCGGCGGCTGGCGGGCACCGTGGCCGATCACCCTCTGGGCGGGCGCCAACTCGGGTTGGTGGCCGATGCTCTGGTTCTTCGGCAAGGTGATCATCCTGGTCTTCGTCTTCGTCTGGCTCCGGGGCACCCTGCCCCGGCTCCGGTACGACCAGTTCATGCGCTTCGGCTGGAAGGTCCTGCTGCCGATCAACCTGGTCTGGATCCTCGTGCTGAGCGGGCTGCGCTCGATCGAGGACTTCGACACCAAGTCCCGGCTGACCTACACCGCGATCGGCGCGGGCGTGCTGCTGCTGGCCACGCTCTTTTGGCCGAGCCGGAAGAAGGCGCCGAGGCCGACGCTGCAGGAGCAGGTCAACAGCCGGCCGCACGGCAGCTTCCCGCTGCCGCCGATGGATCTTCAGGTACCACCGAGCCCGCGCACCAGGCGCGTGGTCGCCGAGCGGGAGCCGGCCAACGTCGTCGCCGGCCCGGACTCCAGGGAGGTGTGA
- the nuoI gene encoding NADH-quinone oxidoreductase subunit NuoI, whose product MGAITGTFKGFGVTFSHMFRKVVTTDYPFKPPVSAPRYHGRHILNRHPDGLEKCIGCELCAWACPADAIYVEGGDNTEEQRFSPGERYASVYQINYARCIFCGLCIEACPTRSLTMSNEYELARDNRQDLIFTKEQLLAPLLPGMEQPPHPMRLGDSEKDYYVGGLTNPGTSAGAERSPMGPGRYQLDEHPGVTFPGAEQAAERAAAGKGDTA is encoded by the coding sequence GTGGGCGCGATCACCGGAACGTTCAAGGGCTTCGGGGTCACCTTCTCGCACATGTTCAGGAAGGTCGTCACCACCGACTACCCGTTCAAGCCGCCGGTCTCGGCGCCGCGCTACCACGGGCGGCACATCCTCAACCGGCACCCGGACGGGCTGGAGAAGTGCATCGGCTGCGAGCTGTGCGCCTGGGCCTGCCCGGCGGACGCGATCTACGTGGAGGGTGGCGACAACACCGAGGAGCAGCGCTTCTCCCCGGGTGAGCGGTACGCCAGCGTCTACCAGATCAACTACGCCCGGTGCATCTTCTGCGGGCTCTGCATCGAGGCCTGCCCGACCCGTTCGCTCACCATGAGCAACGAGTACGAGCTGGCCCGGGACAACCGGCAGGACCTGATCTTCACCAAGGAGCAGCTGCTCGCGCCGCTGCTGCCCGGGATGGAGCAGCCGCCGCACCCGATGCGGCTGGGCGACAGCGAGAAGGACTACTACGTCGGCGGCCTGACCAACCCGGGCACCTCGGCCGGCGCCGAACGGTCCCCGATGGGGCCCGGTCGGTACCAGCTGGACGAGCACCCCGGGGTGACGTTCCCGGGCGCCGAGCAGGCGGCCGAGCGGGCCGCGGCAGGCAAGGGAGACACGGCATGA
- the nuoL gene encoding NADH-quinone oxidoreductase subunit L, producing MEETVEFAQASGLLGSVWLLVAIPLVSAAILLLLGKRADRWGHWLGVGAIGAAFVLGLTYFFQLRGLENKQVEQSLWQFITVGDFKVDFGLLFDPLAAVFVLLITGVGFLIHLYAVEYMAHDEGRRRFFGYFNLFVAAMLLLVLGNNYVMLYFGWEGVGLASYLLISFWYGRPSAATAGKKAFLMNRVGDAGLAIGIFVMFATLGTTQYDQVFNGVGALSQTTVLVLGLLLLLGATGKSGQFPLQAWLPDAMEGPTPVSALIHAATMVTAGVYLIARSNPIFSANTTLQLVVVSVGAITLLMGCLIGAAKDDIKRVLAWSTVSQIGYMFLGVGLGGAAYALAIVHLLAHGFFKANMFLGAGSVMHGMNDQVDIRRFGNLSKYMKVTWLTFMMGWLAIIGMFPFSGFFSKEPIIVAAFEREGWTAWLFGGAALLGAGLTAFYMTRLFVLTFHGPARWTEDIEHPHESPRLMTVPLILLAIGSVGAGFLLATSVPDWLTATAGLGAQEEGHEAVLAHWLITTLSLLVTVLGAGLAWFLFRNGTATAPQPAGVLVTAARRNLYTDAVNEAVFEKPGIFLTRALVFLDNRGVDGLVNGLAAAVGGGSGRLRRLQTGFVRSYATSILTGALLVLAAFLAVQAGWLA from the coding sequence GTGGAAGAGACTGTGGAATTCGCCCAGGCCAGCGGGCTGTTGGGCAGTGTCTGGCTGCTGGTGGCCATCCCGCTGGTGAGCGCGGCGATCCTGCTGCTGCTCGGCAAGCGGGCGGACCGCTGGGGCCACTGGCTGGGCGTGGGGGCCATCGGTGCCGCCTTCGTGCTCGGCCTGACCTACTTCTTCCAGCTCCGTGGCCTGGAGAACAAGCAGGTCGAGCAGAGCCTCTGGCAGTTCATCACGGTCGGCGATTTCAAGGTGGACTTCGGTCTGCTCTTCGACCCGCTGGCCGCGGTCTTCGTGCTGCTGATCACCGGGGTGGGTTTCCTGATCCACCTGTACGCGGTCGAGTACATGGCGCACGACGAGGGCCGGCGACGGTTCTTCGGGTACTTCAACCTGTTCGTCGCCGCGATGCTGCTGCTGGTGCTCGGCAACAACTACGTGATGCTCTACTTCGGCTGGGAGGGCGTCGGCCTGGCGTCGTACCTGCTGATCTCCTTCTGGTACGGCCGGCCGAGCGCGGCCACCGCCGGCAAGAAGGCGTTCCTGATGAACCGGGTCGGTGACGCCGGCCTGGCCATCGGCATCTTCGTCATGTTCGCCACCCTGGGCACCACCCAGTACGACCAGGTCTTCAACGGGGTCGGCGCGCTGAGCCAGACCACCGTGCTGGTGCTCGGCCTGCTGCTGCTGCTCGGCGCGACCGGCAAGTCCGGTCAGTTCCCGCTCCAGGCGTGGCTGCCGGACGCGATGGAGGGCCCGACCCCGGTGTCGGCGCTCATCCACGCCGCCACCATGGTCACCGCGGGCGTCTACCTGATCGCCCGCTCCAACCCGATCTTCTCGGCCAACACGACGCTTCAGCTCGTGGTGGTCAGCGTCGGCGCGATCACCCTGCTGATGGGCTGCCTCATCGGCGCGGCCAAGGACGACATCAAGCGGGTGCTGGCCTGGTCGACGGTGAGCCAGATCGGCTACATGTTCCTCGGCGTCGGCCTGGGCGGCGCGGCGTACGCGCTGGCCATCGTGCACCTGCTGGCGCACGGCTTCTTCAAGGCCAACATGTTCCTCGGCGCCGGCTCGGTGATGCACGGCATGAACGACCAGGTGGACATCCGCCGCTTCGGCAACCTGTCGAAGTACATGAAGGTCACCTGGCTGACCTTCATGATGGGCTGGCTGGCCATCATCGGCATGTTCCCGTTCTCCGGCTTCTTCTCCAAGGAGCCGATCATCGTGGCCGCGTTCGAGCGGGAGGGCTGGACCGCCTGGCTCTTCGGCGGTGCGGCGCTGCTCGGCGCCGGGCTGACCGCCTTCTACATGACCCGGCTCTTCGTGCTCACCTTCCACGGCCCGGCCCGCTGGACCGAGGACATCGAGCACCCGCACGAGTCGCCGAGGCTGATGACCGTCCCGCTGATCCTGCTGGCGATCGGTTCGGTCGGGGCCGGCTTCCTGCTCGCCACGTCCGTGCCGGACTGGCTGACCGCTACCGCCGGGCTGGGCGCCCAGGAGGAGGGCCACGAGGCGGTCCTCGCGCACTGGCTGATCACCACGCTCTCCCTGCTGGTCACCGTGCTCGGCGCCGGGCTCGCCTGGTTCCTGTTCCGCAACGGCACGGCCACCGCGCCGCAGCCGGCCGGCGTGCTGGTCACCGCCGCCCGCCGGAACCTCTACACGGACGCCGTCAACGAGGCGGTCTTCGAGAAGCCGGGCATCTTCCTCACCCGGGCGCTGGTCTTCCTCGACAACCGGGGCGTCGACGGGCTGGTCAACGGCCTCGCCGCCGCGGTGGGCGGGGGCTCCGGCCGGCTCCGGCGGCTGCAGACCGGCTTCGTGCGGTCGTACGCGACCTCGATCCTCACCGGCGCGCTGCTCGTGCTGGCGGCGTTCCTGGCGGTGCAGGCGGGGTGGCTGGCGTGA
- a CDS encoding NADH-quinone oxidoreductase subunit J, whose amino-acid sequence MTTQTVLAEAASVGGGEAVTFWILAPLALIGAIGMVWARNAVHSALWLVLTMLCLGVFYVLQAGPFIGMVQIIVYTGAIMMLFLFVLMLVGRDASDSLIETLRGQRTAAIVLALGFAGLVGTGLYRALDGVRAVGLDKPNGEGNVQGIARLLFTKYVFAFELTSALLITAAVGAMVLAHVERRKQDRMDQVATMKARFRPGNYPGPKPGPGVFATSTSVATPARLPDGRLTERSIPEILPARELTAEETSLKGTEKK is encoded by the coding sequence ATGACCACGCAGACGGTGCTCGCCGAGGCGGCCTCGGTCGGCGGCGGCGAGGCGGTGACCTTCTGGATCCTCGCCCCGCTCGCGCTGATCGGCGCGATCGGCATGGTGTGGGCGCGCAACGCGGTGCACTCGGCGCTCTGGCTGGTGCTGACCATGCTCTGCCTGGGCGTGTTCTACGTCCTGCAGGCGGGGCCGTTCATCGGCATGGTGCAGATCATCGTCTACACCGGCGCGATCATGATGCTCTTCCTGTTCGTGCTGATGCTGGTCGGCCGGGACGCCTCCGACTCGCTGATCGAGACGCTGCGCGGGCAGCGTACGGCGGCGATCGTGCTGGCCCTCGGCTTCGCCGGCCTGGTCGGTACGGGGCTCTACCGGGCGCTGGACGGCGTCCGGGCGGTCGGCCTGGACAAGCCGAACGGCGAGGGCAACGTGCAGGGCATCGCCCGCCTGCTCTTCACCAAGTACGTCTTCGCCTTCGAGCTGACCTCGGCGCTGCTGATCACGGCGGCCGTCGGCGCGATGGTGCTGGCGCACGTCGAGCGGCGCAAGCAGGACCGGATGGACCAGGTCGCCACCATGAAGGCCCGGTTCCGGCCCGGCAACTACCCCGGTCCGAAGCCCGGCCCGGGCGTCTTCGCCACCTCGACCTCGGTGGCCACGCCGGCCCGCCTCCCCGACGGCCGGCTGACCGAGCGCAGCATCCCGGAGATCCTGCCGGCGCGGGAGCTGACCGCTGAGGAGACCTCCCTGAAGGGGACGGAAAAGAAATGA
- the nuoK gene encoding NADH-quinone oxidoreductase subunit NuoK encodes MNTFFSVEPTYYLVLAAVLFTIGAVGVLVRRNAIVLFMCVELMLNAANLTLVTFSRINGDLNGQIMAFFVMVVAAAEVVVGLAIIMSIFRTRRSASVDDANLLKY; translated from the coding sequence ATGAACACCTTCTTCTCGGTCGAGCCGACCTACTACCTCGTCCTCGCCGCGGTGCTCTTCACCATCGGCGCGGTCGGGGTGCTGGTCCGGCGCAACGCGATCGTGCTGTTCATGTGCGTCGAGCTGATGCTCAACGCGGCCAACCTGACGCTGGTCACGTTCAGCCGCATCAACGGCGACCTGAACGGCCAGATCATGGCGTTCTTCGTGATGGTGGTGGCCGCGGCCGAGGTCGTGGTCGGGCTCGCGATCATCATGTCGATCTTCCGGACCCGGCGCTCGGCGAGCGTCGACGACGCCAACCTGCTGAAGTACTGA
- the nuoN gene encoding NADH-quinone oxidoreductase subunit NuoN yields MTELKLPSLDYAALAPILILLGAALVGVLVEAFVPRRLRNGVQLALALLAVLAALTMVILNADDRLITAGRAIAVDGPTLFLQGAILILATMALLLIGERTVERGGAFVAHAAVTAESAEDRRQAEGAGGTTEVYPLATFAIGGMLIFVAANDLLTMFIALEVFSLPLYLLCALARRRRLLSQEAALKYFMLGAYASAFFLFGVALLYGFTSGIPGRPAGVDFATLHAAVTDSSTSPTLLYAGMALLAIGLLFKAAAAPFHVWTPDVYQGAPTPVTGFMAACTKVAAFGALLRVFHVAFAGAAWDFTPVLGSVAVLTMLVGAVLAVTQTDIKRLLAYSSIANAGYLLVGVLAPSKDGLSGTMFYLVAYGFSVIAAFAVVTLVRDADGEATHLSRWAGLGRRSPFFAAIFTFILLAFAGIPLTSGFTSKFAIFAPALDANQAWLVIAGVLTSMVLAFPYLRVVVMMWLSEPGDATPTVTVPGVLTSAALVIGVLATLVLGVAPAPLLDLANGAAEFVR; encoded by the coding sequence ATGACCGAGCTGAAGTTGCCGTCGCTCGACTACGCGGCGCTCGCTCCCATCCTGATCCTGCTGGGCGCCGCCCTGGTCGGCGTCCTGGTCGAGGCGTTCGTGCCGCGCCGCCTGCGTAACGGGGTGCAGCTCGCGCTCGCCCTGCTGGCGGTGCTCGCCGCGCTCACCATGGTGATCCTCAACGCCGACGACCGGCTGATCACCGCCGGCCGGGCCATCGCGGTGGACGGGCCGACGCTCTTCCTCCAGGGCGCGATCCTGATCCTGGCCACGATGGCGCTGCTGCTCATCGGGGAGCGCACGGTGGAGCGCGGCGGCGCCTTCGTGGCCCACGCCGCGGTCACCGCCGAGTCGGCGGAGGACCGGCGGCAGGCCGAGGGCGCCGGCGGCACCACCGAGGTGTACCCGCTGGCCACGTTCGCGATCGGCGGCATGCTGATCTTCGTGGCGGCCAACGACCTGCTGACCATGTTCATCGCGCTCGAGGTCTTCTCGCTGCCGCTCTACCTGCTCTGCGCGCTGGCCCGCCGCCGGCGGCTGCTGAGCCAGGAGGCCGCGCTGAAGTACTTCATGCTCGGCGCGTACGCCTCGGCGTTCTTCCTGTTCGGTGTGGCGCTGCTCTACGGCTTCACCTCGGGCATCCCGGGCCGCCCGGCCGGCGTCGACTTCGCCACCCTGCACGCGGCGGTCACCGACTCCTCGACCAGCCCGACGCTGCTCTACGCCGGCATGGCCCTGCTCGCCATCGGCCTGCTCTTCAAGGCCGCCGCCGCGCCGTTCCACGTCTGGACGCCGGACGTCTACCAGGGCGCCCCGACCCCGGTGACCGGCTTCATGGCCGCCTGCACGAAGGTCGCCGCCTTCGGCGCCCTCCTGCGGGTCTTCCACGTCGCCTTCGCCGGGGCCGCCTGGGACTTCACCCCGGTCCTCGGCTCGGTGGCGGTGCTGACCATGCTGGTCGGCGCGGTGCTCGCGGTCACGCAGACGGACATCAAGCGGCTGCTGGCCTACTCGTCGATCGCGAACGCCGGGTACCTGCTGGTCGGTGTGCTGGCCCCGAGCAAGGACGGGCTCTCCGGCACGATGTTCTACCTGGTCGCGTACGGCTTCTCGGTGATCGCCGCGTTCGCCGTGGTGACCCTGGTCCGGGACGCCGACGGGGAGGCCACCCACCTGTCCCGCTGGGCCGGGCTGGGCCGCCGCTCGCCGTTCTTCGCCGCGATCTTCACCTTCATCCTGCTGGCCTTCGCCGGCATCCCGCTGACCAGCGGGTTCACCAGCAAGTTCGCGATCTTCGCGCCGGCGCTGGACGCGAACCAGGCCTGGCTGGTGATCGCCGGTGTGCTGACCAGCATGGTGCTGGCCTTCCCGTACCTGCGGGTGGTGGTCATGATGTGGCTCTCCGAGCCGGGCGACGCCACCCCGACGGTCACCGTGCCGGGCGTGCTCACCTCGGCGGCCCTGGTCATCGGCGTGCTGGCCACGCTGGTCCTGGGTGTCGCCCCGGCGCCCCTGCTCGACCTGGCCAACGGGGCCGCCGAATTCGTGCGATGA
- a CDS encoding polyprenyl synthetase family protein, translated as MVEDVVNPAGERSGATGSGGRRGPAGTGQFGALGLRLADPRVEASVLGLLERVESALLASVASADPLVAEASRHLLDAGGKRFRPLLVALGAQFGDPTRDEVVPAAVVMELTHLATLYHDDVMDEAAVRRGAPSANSRWTNSVAILVGDYLFARAADIAAELGPEAVRLQARTFARLVHGQIAETVGPRGTDPVAHYLHVIAEKTGSLIATSARFGGMFGGASAAHTEALAGYGEIIGVAFQLSDDLLDIASESMQSGKTPGTDLREGVSTLPVLYALASDDSDAASVRLREILATGPLVDDALHAEALGLLRESPALKRARETVRSYAEDARAQLAPLSDGPARRALESLCDYIADRTS; from the coding sequence ATGGTGGAAGACGTGGTGAATCCGGCTGGCGAGCGTTCAGGTGCCACCGGCTCCGGCGGTCGTCGGGGTCCGGCGGGCACGGGTCAGTTCGGCGCGCTCGGCCTGCGGCTAGCCGACCCGCGCGTCGAGGCGTCCGTGCTGGGCCTGCTGGAGCGCGTCGAGAGCGCACTGCTGGCCAGCGTGGCCAGTGCCGATCCGCTCGTCGCCGAGGCGTCCCGCCACCTGCTCGACGCGGGCGGTAAGCGGTTCCGCCCGCTCCTGGTGGCGCTGGGCGCCCAGTTCGGCGACCCGACCAGGGACGAGGTCGTGCCGGCGGCCGTGGTGATGGAGCTCACCCACCTGGCGACGCTCTACCACGACGACGTCATGGACGAGGCGGCGGTGCGCCGGGGTGCCCCGAGCGCCAACTCGCGGTGGACCAATTCGGTCGCCATCCTGGTCGGCGACTACCTCTTCGCGCGGGCCGCGGACATCGCCGCCGAACTGGGCCCCGAGGCCGTCCGCCTGCAGGCGCGCACCTTCGCCCGGCTGGTGCACGGGCAGATCGCCGAGACGGTCGGCCCGCGCGGCACCGACCCGGTGGCGCACTACCTGCACGTCATCGCCGAGAAGACCGGTTCGTTGATCGCCACCTCGGCCCGGTTCGGCGGCATGTTCGGCGGCGCGTCCGCGGCGCACACCGAGGCCCTGGCCGGGTACGGCGAGATCATCGGCGTGGCCTTCCAGCTCTCCGACGACCTGCTCGACATCGCCTCCGAGTCGATGCAGTCCGGCAAGACGCCCGGCACGGACCTGCGGGAGGGCGTGTCGACCCTGCCGGTGCTCTACGCGCTCGCCTCGGACGACTCCGACGCCGCCAGCGTGCGGCTGCGCGAGATCCTGGCCACCGGCCCGCTGGTGGACGACGCGCTGCACGCCGAGGCGCTCGGTCTGCTCCGGGAGTCTCCGGCGCTCAAGCGGGCCCGGGAGACCGTCCGCAGCTACGCCGAGGACGCCCGAGCTCAGCTCGCCCCGCTCTCCGACGGCCCCGCCCGCCGCGCCCTCGAATCCCTCTGCGACTACATCGCCGACCGCACCAGCTGA